A window from Scheffersomyces stipitis CBS 6054 chromosome 7, complete sequence encodes these proteins:
- a CDS encoding predicted protein, translating to MGRKLPPPPPPPPPPRAQNRNGVIGRVNPRHPPPPPPPPPSSSASVPSSTAINRNPPPLRPPPPPPRPPTSGLAEKRIKTSDNVTSEELDARSRRWLQLQKSRYKSISSKGDAPATGQKPQMPPEHLRKIMIDHGDLSSKKVASDKRAHLGSLRYVPHAILKLLENMPQPWEQSKDVKVLYHISGAITFVDEVPRVIEPVYTAQWATVWSAMRREKRDRRHFKRMRFPPFDDEEPPLDWSENLEDVEPQDSIRLPLGSQRESAVIDWMYDGKPLMDDPNIVNGDSYRLWNLDLAKMACLYRLSKPILSERSGLTNVHLFDKNALFTAKSLNVALPGGPKFEPLFKDKSENLATEDFTEFNSIDRIIIRIPVRTEYKVAFPYLYNSFVKGVHVSWYHDPVKCYVESSDPVATSFTFQHYFNSITQLKCTGPDLESKDLDLCGLVPFMGKEYDEQSDCYVDTEVEPEGTSDALQLWWAPYPFNRRSGRMIRAEDVALTKSWYKERAPRDSNIKVRVSYQKLLKNYVLNELHNPPGKRTGSMSRNRSKAKLLKNLRATKYFQQTNIDWVEAGLQVCRQGFNMLNLLIHRKGLTYLHLDYNFNLKPTKTLTTKERKKSRFGNAFHLIREILRVIKIVVDSHVQFRLGNVDAFQLADGIYYILNHLGQLTGIYRYKYKVMHQIRACKDLKHIVYSRFNKMIGKGPGCGFWQPAWRIWISFLRGIVPLLERWLGNLLARQFEGRRSNDVAKTITKQRVDSYYDLELRSQVMHDILDMIPDGLKQNKSKTILQHLSEAWRCWKANIPWNVPGLPTPIENIIRRYIQAKADGWVSVAHYNRERIRQGTTVEKTVAKKNLGRLTRLWIKNEQERQSNFAKDGPYVSPNEAVAIFQAMVNWLESRKFSPIPFPPLSYKHDTKLLVLALENLKESYNPEARLNSAQREELALIEQAYDNPHECLARVKKFLLTQRIFKEVGLEMMDYYSHLVPTYAVDPLEKITDAYLDQYLWYEADKRKLFPNWVKPSDDEIPPLLVYKWVQGINNLQNVWNTSDGECNVMLETSLERLTEKIDFTLLNRLLRLIVDPNIADYITSKNNVNLSYKDMNHINQFGLLRGLQFASFVYQYYGLVIDLLILGPERASEISGPAAQPNSFLQFKDIDAETSSPIRLYSRYLDKIHIFFRFDNESANDLIQDYLSENPDTNFENVVGYNNKRCWPKDSRMRLMRHDVNLGRAVFWEIASRIPRSLTSIEWKDSFASVYSRDNPNLLFTMCGFEVRILPKFRAKEEISSQEGVWDLIDQSTKERTARAYLQVSQDEIDKFNNRIRQVLMSSGSTTFTKVAAKWNTALIALFSYFREAAVSTEALLDVLVKCETKIQNRVKMGLNSKMPSRFPPAVFYTPKELGGLGMLSASHILIPSSDLRWSKQTDTGITHFRAGMSHEEEKMIPTIFRYITSWENEFLDSQRVWAEYAIKRAEALEQNRRLTFEDMENNWDRGLPRISTLFQKDRHTLAYDKGHRIRRQFKQFSLARFNPFWWTNNHHDGKLWNLNAYRTDVIQALGGIETILEHTLFKGTGFDSWEGLFWEKASGFEDSLKFKKLTNAQRSGLSQIPNRRFTLWWSPTINRANVYVGFLVQLDLTGIFLHGKIPTLKISLIQIFRAHLWQKIHESIVQDLCQVLDKELEVLQINAVEKQAIHPRKSYKMNSSCADIVLSSTYKWNVSRPSSLNDKNDNMELQANKFWIDVQLRYGDYDSHDISRYARSKFLDYTTDSSSTYPSPTGIVIAIDLAYNMYDAYGNWIPGLKPLVQNAMKEVMKANPALYVLRERIRKGLQLYQTQPQEAYLNSNNYAELFNNETQLFVDDTNVYRVTVHKTFEGNLTTKPINGSIFILNPKSGQLFLKVIHTSVWSGQKRLGQLAKWKTAEEIAALIRSLPREEQPKQLIVTRKGMLDPLEVHMLDFPNISIRPSELHLPFASAMKIDKLADIVLKANEPQMVLFNLYDDWLNDISPYTAFSRVILLLRAMGIDQENTKLILHPDANVVTQDYHIWPTLTDEQWIDVESQLRDLILSDYSKKHNVNVQSLTQSEIRDLILGQDIRAPSVKRQEIAEIEAAPEESTNKELTALKTTTTNVHGEEIVTVTTTNYEQQTFSSKNEWRNRAIASSNLHLRSKNIYVSSENFVDDGSFTYILPKNILKKFIQISDLRIQVGAFLYGKSPVDNNEVKEIKCIAIVPQLGNSTSIQFPKQLPDQVGPLENLELLGWIHTQSQDLGYLSPIDITSTSSFFDNYDPNFITLAVSFTPGSVSLAAFELSEEGFKWGKTNTDFMSPNPTGFSTNFGKKGQLILSDRIAGSFAVPDDNLWNYFFTGAVWNPNNLYVLKLDVPLSFYNELHRPIHFTTFNEIENNDLEADQENVFA from the coding sequence ATGGGCCGTAAGCTACCTCCACCGCCTCCACCGCCTCCACCTCCAAGGGCACAAAATAGAAATGGAGTGATAGGAAGAGTAAATCCTCGTCATCCGCCgccaccaccaccacctcctcctTCATCATCTGCATCGGTACCCTCATCTACTGCTATAAACAGAAATCCACCACCACTCCGTcctcctccaccaccacctcGTCCTCCAACTTCAGGTCTTGCagaaaagagaatcaaAACTTCAGATAATGTTACTTCGGAAGAACTCGATGCCAGATCTAGGAGATGGCTCCAATTGCAGAAAAGCAGATACAAGCTGATTTCCAGCAAAGGCGACGCTCCCGCAACAGGACAGAAACCTCAAATGCCCCCAGAACACTTGAGAAAAATTATGATAGACCATGGAGACTTGTCATCAAAGAAAGTAGCTTCCGATAAGAGAGCCCATTTGGGTTCACTCAGGTATGTTCCTCATGCCATATTGAAGCTATTGGAAAATATGCCCCAGCCATGGGAACAGTCAAAGGATGTCAAAGTACTATATCACATAAGCGGAGCCATTACCTTTGTAGACGAAGTTCCGAGAGTAATTGAACCAGTCTATACCGCACAGTGGGCAACTGTATGGTCAGCTatgagaagagaaaagagagATAGACGACACTTCAAGAGAATGAGATTTCCACCTtttgacgatgaagaacCACCTTTGGACTGGCTGGAAAACCTTGAAGATGTCGAGCCACAGGATTCAATAAGATTGCCCTTGGGTTCCCAAAGGGAATCTGCTGTAATTGATTGGATGTACGATGGCAAGCCTCTAATGGATGATCCGAACATAGTCAATGGTGATTCATACAGATTGTGGAATTTGGACCTTGCCAAGATGGCATGTTTGTACAGGTTATCCAAGCCGATTCTCAGCGAAAGATCAGGTCTAACAAATGTGCATTTGTTTGATAAAAATGCTCTCTTCACGGCCAAAAGTCTCAATGTTGCACTTCCAGGTGGTCCCAAGTTTGAGCCTCttttcaaagacaagaGCGAAAACCTAGCAACAGAAGACTTTActgaattcaattctatcGATAGAATTATTATCAGAATCCCCGTTAGAACGGAGTACAAAGTGGCCTTCccatatttatataatTCGTTTGTTAAGGGTGTTCATGTGTCATGGTATCACGATCCGGTCAAATGTTACGTGGAAAGTTCTGACCCAGTTGCCACCTCATTTACATTTCAACACTATTTCAACTCAATTACTCAATTGAAATGTACTGGGCCGGATCTAGAGAGTAAAGATTTAGATTTGTGCGGGCTTGTTCCTTTCATGGGTAAGGAATACGATGAGCAATCTGATTGCTACGTGGAtacagaagttgaaccagaAGGTACTTCTGACGCTTTACAATTGTGGTGGGCTCCTTACCCTTTCAACCGTCGAAGCGGAAGAATGATCAGAGCAGAGGACGTCGCATTGACGAAATCCTGGTACAAAGAAAGAGCTCCTCGAGATAGCAATATCAAAGTCCGCGTATCTTAtcaaaagttgttgaaaaattacgTCTTAAACGAATTGCATAATCCACCTGGAAAAAGAACTGGTTCCATGTCTAGAAATAGACTGAAAGCGAAGctattgaaaaatctcagAGCCACCAAGTATTTCCAACAAACAAACATAGACTGGGTTGAAGCTGGTCTTCAAGTATGTCGTCAAGGCTTTAAtatgttgaacttgttaATTCATAGAAAAGGTTTAACATATTTGCATCTTGACTATAACTTTAACTTGAAACCAACAAAAACATTAACAAcaaaggaaagaaaaaagtCCAGATTCGGAAATGCCTTCCACTTAATTCGTGAAATTTTAAGAGTCATCAAGATTGTTGTCGATTCACATGTTCAGTTCAGATTAGGGAATGTGGATGCCTTCCAATTGGCCGATGGGATATATTATATTTTAAACCATTTGGGTCAGTTAACAGGTATTTATCGCTATAAGTACAAGGTTATGCACCAAATTCGTGCTTGTAAGGACTTGAAACACATTGTTTATTCAAGGTTTAACAAAATGATAGGTAAAGGTCCTGGCTGTGGATTCTGGCAACCTGCTTGGAGaatttggatttctttcttgagaGGAATTGTTCCGTTATTGGAGAGGTGGTTGGGAAACCTTTTGGCTAGACaatttgaaggaagaagaagcaatgATGTAGCCAAGACTATTACAAAGCAAAGAGTAGACTCATATTATGATTTAGAGTTACGATCTCAAGTCATGCATGACATCTTAGACATGATTCCTGATGGTCTCAAGCAGAATAAGTCAAAGACAATACTACAGCATCTAAGTGAAGCTTGGAGATGTTGGAAAGCCAATATACCTTGGAATGTACCTGGTTTACCTACGCCTATAGAAAATATTATCAGACGCTACATTCAAGCCAAGGCTGATGGATGGGTTTCAGTCGCTCACTacaacagagaaagaattaGACAAGGTACTACTGTTGAGAAAACAGTTGCCAAAAAGAACCTAGGAAGATTAACTAGGTTGTGGATAAAGAATGAACAAGAACGACAATCTAATTTCGCAAAAGATGGACCATATGTGTCGCCCAACGAAGCTGTTGCCATTTTTCAAGCTATGGTCAATTGGCTAGAAAGCAGAAAGTTTAGCCCAATTCCATTTCCACCCTTGTCATATAAGCATGATACAAAATTGTTGGTCTTGGCAttggagaacttgaaaGAGAGTTATAATCCCGAAGCAAGATTGAATTCGGCTCAAAGAGAGGAGTTGGCTCTCATTGAACAAGCATATGACAATCCTCATGAATGTTTAGCTCGTGTTAAGAAATTTTTATTAACACAAAGAATATTTAAGGAGGTTGGGCTTGAAATGATGGACTATTATAGCCACCTTGTTCCTACTTATGCTGTTGACCCACTAGAGAAAATTACGGACGCATATCTTGATCAATATCTCTGGTATGAAGCAGACAAAAGGAAGCTTTTCCCTAATTGGGTAAAACCTAGTGATGACGAGATTCCTCCATTGCTAGTTTACAAGTGGGTCCAAGgtatcaacaatttgcagAACGTATGGAATACTTCTGATGGGGAATGCAATGTCATGTTGGAAACATCGTTGGAAAGATTGACCGAAAAGATTGATTTCACTTTGTTGAACAGACTTCTTAGGTTAATTGTGGATCCAAATATTGCTGACTATATAACTTCAAAGAACAATGTTAACCTAAGTTATAAAGATATGAATCATATCAATCAATTTGGATTGCTTAGAGGATTACAATTTGCTTCCTTCGTTTATCAGTACTACGGATTGGTGATTGACTTATTAATATTGGGACCTGAACGTGCTTCAGAAATTTCTGGGCCAGCGGCACAACCAAACTCATTCTTACAATTTAAGGATATTGACGCAGAAACTTCAAGCCCTATAAGGTTGTATTCTCGTTATTTGGATAAAATTCATATTTTCTTCCGGTTTGACAATGAAAGTGCCAATGATTTGATTCAAGATTATTTATCAGAAAATCCAGATACGAACTTTGAAAACGTTGTGGGATATAATAATAAGAGGTGTTGGCCAAAGGACTCTCGTATGAGGTTAATGAGACATGATGTGAATCTTGGAAGGGCAGTCTTTTGGGAAATTGCTTCTCGCATTCCAAGGTCATTGACCTCCATTGAATGGAAAGACTCGTTTGCTTCTGTTTATTCTAGAGATAACCCCAATTTGTTATTCACCATGTGCGGATTTGAAGTTAGAATATTGCCTAAATTCagagccaaagaagaaatctctTCTCAGGAAGGGGTATGGGACCTAATTGATCAAAGTACAAAGGAAAGAACTGCTAGAGCATACTTGCAAGTTCTGCAggatgaaattgataagTTCAATAATAGAATTCGTCAAGTTCTAATGTCTTCTGGTTCGACCACTTTCACAAAGGTAGCTGCAAAGTGGAATACAGCATTAATCGCACTTTTTTCGTATTTCCGTGAAGCTGCTGTTTCAACAGAAGCTTTGCTTGACGTTTTGGTTAAATGTGAAACGAAAATTCAAAATAGAGTAAAGATGGGTCTTAACTCTAAAATGCCTTCCAGATTCCCTCCGGCAGTTTTCTATACTCCGAAGGAGTTGGGAGGTCTTGGTATGTTGAGTGCATCGCATATATTGATTCCATCTTCAGATCTCAGATGGTCTAAGCAAACTGATACAGGAATCACCCATTTCAGAGCTGGTATGAGccatgaagaagaaaagatgatTCCTACCATCTTTAGATACATAACTAGTTGGGAAAATGAGTTCTTAGATTCGCAAAGGGTTTGGGCTGAGTACGCTATTAAGAGAGCTGAAGCTTTAGAACAGAATAGGCGATTAACTTTTGAAGACATGGAAAACAACTGGGATAGAGGTTTGCCAAGAATCAGTACtcttttccagaaagatAGACACACTTTGGCTTATGACAAGGGTCATAGAATCAGAAGACAATTCAAGCAATTCAGCTTGGCCAGATTCAATCCTTTCTGGTGGACAAATAATCATCATGACGGAAAATTATGGAATCTTAATGCATATAGAACAGATGTCATCCAGGCACTTGGTGGTATTGAAACTATCCTTGAACACACTCTTTTCAAGGGTACAGGTTTTGACTCTTGGGAAGGATTATTTTGGGAAAAGGCTTCTGGTTTTGAAGATTCGTTGAAGTTTAAGAAATTGACAAATGCTCAGCGTTCAGGTTTAAGTCAAATTCCAAATCGTCGATTTACACTTTGGTGGTCTCCCACGATTAACCGTGCTAATGTTTACGTGGGTTTCTTAGTTCAATTAGATCTCACGGGGATTTTCTTGCATGGCAAAATTCCTACTTTAAAGATTTCGTTGATTCAGATTTTCAGAGCTCATTTGTGGCAGAAAATTCACGAAAGTATAGTACAAGATCTTTGCCAGGTGCTTGacaaagaattggaagtaCTTCAAATTAATGCTGTTGAAAAGCAGGCCATCCATCCACGTAAGTCTTACAAGATGAACTCATCATGTGCCGACATTGTACTTTCAAGTACCTATAAGTGGAATGTTTCTAGACCCTCTTCCTTGAATGATAAGAATGATAACATGGAATTACAAGCAAATAAATTTTGGATTGACGTTCAATTAAGATATGGTGATTATGATTCCCATGATATTTCAAGGTATGCTAGATCAAAATTCTTGGACTACACAACTGATAGCTCAAGTACATATCCATCGCCTACAGGTATAGTCATAGCAATAGATTTAGCATACAATATGTATGATGCCTATGGAAATTGGATCCCTGGATTGAAGCCTTTGGTTCAGAATGCTATGAAAGAAGTAATGAAGGCAAATCCGGCATTGTATGTTTTGAGAGAAAGAATCCGCAAGGGTTTGCAATTGTATCAGACGCAACCGCAAGAGGCGTATTTAAATTCAAATAATTATGCggagttgttcaacaacgaaACTCAATTGTTTGTTGATGATACAAATGTTTACAGAGTGACAGTTCATAAGACATTTGAAGGAAACTTGACCACAAAGCCAATCAATGGTTCTATCTTTATCTTGAATCCTAAATCTGGAcagttgttcttgaaagtCATTCATACATCTGTCTGGTCGGGACAGAAACGTTTGGGTCAACTTGCCAAGTGGAAGACGGCCGAAGAAATAGCAGCTTTGATTAGATCATTGCCAAGGGAAGAGCAACCTAAGCAGTTGATTGTAACAAGAAAGGGAATGCTTGATCCCTTAGAAGTTCACATGTTGGATTTCCCGAACATTTCCATTAGACCTTCTGAATTACACCTTCCTTTTGCTTCGGCAATGAAGATTGATAAACTTGCAGACATTGTGTTGAAAGCAAATGAACCACAAATGgttttgttcaacttgtatGATGATTGGCTTAATGATATCTCGCCATATACCGCCTTTTCGAGAGTGATTTTGCTCCTTAGAGCAATGGGTATTGATCAAGAAAACACCAAATTAATCTTGCATCCTGATGCCAATGTTGTTACTCAGGATTACCATATATGGCCAACTTTGACCGACGAACAATGGATAGATGTTGAGTCGCAGTTGAGAGATTTGATACTTTCAGATTACTCAAAGAAGCATAATGTTAATGTCCAATCCTTAACTCAATCTGAGATAAgagatttgattttgggACAGGATATCAGAGCACCGTCTGTGAAACGACAGGAAATCGCGGAAATTGAAGCTGCTCCTGAAGAGTCTACCAATAAAGAGTTGACAGCGTTAAAGACAACAACTACCAATGTTCACGGGGAGGAAATCGTTACTGTTACGACAACTAATTACGAGCAACAgaccttttcttcaaagaatgAATGGAGAAATAGGGCAATTGCATCAAGTAACTTGCATTTGCGAAGTAAAAACATCTACGTTTCTTCCGAGAATTTTGTCGATGATGGTTCATTCACTTATATTCTTCCAAAAAATATTCTAAAGAAGtttattcaaatttcagATTTAAGAATCCAAGTTGGGGCTTTTCTTTATGGGAAGAGTCCAGTTGATAACAATGAAGTGAAGGAAATCAAGTGTATAGCCATTGTTCCTCAACTTGGAAATAGCACCTCGATCCAATTTCCAAAACAATTACCAGATCAAGTGGGACCATTAGAAAACCTTGAATTGTTGGGTTGGATACATACACAGagtcaagatcttggataTTTATCTCCAATTGATATCACTTCGACATCGAGCTTTTTTGACAACTACGATCCCAATTTCATCACCTTGGCCGTTTCATTTACCCCGGGATCCGTGTCATTGGCAGCTTTTGAACTAAGCGAGGAAGGTTTCAAGTGGGGAAAAACAAATACTGATTTCATGTCGCCAAACCCAACGGggttttcaacaaattttGGCAAGAAGGGGCAATTAATTTTGTCTGACAGAATTGCTGGATCCTTTGCTGTACCTGATGACAATTTATGGAACTATTTCTTCACTGGTGCAGTTTGGAATCCAAATAATTTATACGTTCTCAAATTGGATGTGCCATTGTCATTCTATAACGAATTGCATCGTCCAATTCATTTCACTACATttaatgaaattgagaatAATGATCTCGAAGCGGACCAAGAAAATGTATTTGCATAG